Part of the Plasmodium falciparum 3D7 genome assembly, chromosome: 10 genome, atCACATGAAAAAACCTATGGATTCTATTAAAGAAGAACAAACaaaacaagaaaataatCAGAACAATGAAAAAGTATCCTCCtcagaaaaacaaaatgatgatatatctgcattatatgaacatatgaATACCAAGGATCAAGAGCATACACAACATGAACAACCAAATGACAGTGCACATGGTCACTTTGAAGATTAcagtaaattatatattgctAGTGGTGTAGCTACTCTTGTACTCTTGGGAGGAAGTATAACTTTCTATTTCTTACGTAAagaaaaaacagaaaaagTTGTACAAGAAGAAACAAAAGAGGAAAACTTTGAAGTCATGTTTAATGATGATGCTCTCAAGGGAAAGGATAACAAAGCTATGGATGAAGAAGAATTCTGGGCACTCGAATGAgcaagaataaatataaaaaaaaaaatatataaaatataaaaaatataaaatataaaaaatataaaatataaaatgaaaaatataaggtTGTACTTACATCgggaataatattatacaatatGAATGTCCCAAGAtgtacaattatatataacacattGAATGCATAACCTTTTTAACATTATTTAAAGCCCCACCgagttatatttattttttattttttcaataataATTTGGTCTATTGacaaaattataacaataaattcttcattttgtatattataccACTTGAGatgttgaaaaaaatgaaatgaaatgaaatgaaataaaaaaaaaaaaaaaaaaaaattaacaataaaatgattattttgaagtaatttatatattacatattatataatatatattatttattatatattatatattatatattatttattatatattatatattatttattatttttttttagtactttttgataatacatatatatatatatatatatatatatatatataatatttccttttttttttttttttgttctatgtatacatttttttttattaaaattcaatgtgtttaattttaaatatatatatatatatatatatatatatgtcatttACATAACCGAtgttatgattatttttcaagacatattttttaaaaccttcataaattaaattaattcaataaatatatttcaaatatatttcaaatatatttcaaatatatatatatatatatatttttttttttttttttatatatgtatatttctttaCCATAAAGGCTATTATATGAAGTATATGATAGGGttgagaaaaaaataaaaaaatttaaatatgttgatatatgaattattaaaagtacaacaagaaaaaaaaaaaaaagaaagaaatattaaaaaaaaaaaagtagaaaacaaaataaaattatgatatacatataattatttttatattttttctaattatATCACCATGAATCCTCACACAGTTGAGAATTTCCTTGAACCTTTGGCAAAGCCTTTCCAGTAAAATAGTAATTGGAATGAAATAAGGTACCAAAAACAATTACAccctattaaaaaaaaaaaaaaaaaaaaaaaaaaaaaacatatatatatatatatatatatataaaatataatataataaataaattaaatgggtcctacacatatataatatatatatatattttttttttttttttttttttttaatttaattaactTGAAGAAGTAACCAACTCCACCAGATATACTCAGACATAGGGGAAATCATATTTGTTGCAATTTCTGGATTCGTATAATAATCTTCCAGATAATGAGTCCTATGCACTTTTGTATACGATACTATATATCTTCttgaatttaatatattatttgtcgttttgttttttaaatcCATCATCATAATTCTGTGTCCAGAAGGATTATACATCCTTTTTGTTAGTTCCTTACTAATACTTCTgacatacatttttttttttttgtttctttttttattaaaatattatgtaaaactatttaattttaatcatataatattatattgaatattctttatataggCTGCTTTCCGCacgaaaaataaaaaaaataaacatataaatgtaaatgtaaatgtaaatttatgtatatatatatatatatttatttatttatttatttatttatatgtttatttttttttgttcctttgttttatattactttcaatatgtattatatatacacatacatatttattcatatgtgCATTCTGTACATTTTTccttattctttattttttatatataaatggatatttttttaagagatacaaatgattttatattatttttaaaaaaaaaaaaaaaaaaaaaaaaaaatacatataaaaaaataatacttttttaattatgCATGAAATGGTTTATTATaccataaaataataatatatataaaaaaataaaatataacatatacatgatatatatatatatatatatatatatatatatatatattatatgtatccgttttaatattatatatatttaaagatgTACATAATGAAATGGTTATAatcctttaaaaaaaaaaaaataaaataaaataaaataataaaaaaataaaataataataatgaataaatcatatattttccataataaaataaatgttatatatatatatatatatatatatatttatttatttatttatttatttatatcatattgttattttttttgactGGTGGACAGAGTGTATCTTCATCATCCTTTAtctcatttattattttttctacttgtgtattattattcctactcttaatatttttcattagtATAGATATACCATGTAAACTTAACTTCCCCATCATAATAATAGCTATACCCGTAAAGGCGAGAAGAGAAGATGTTACTTCTATTACTTTATggcaaaatatattttcctcttttttttgatcactatctaaaattatatgatatggAGGTGTATAGGTTAATTGTTCATAAGGTGAAGATGAATATATCTTATTGTGATCATATACTTGTTCATTTAATCTATTATCATATgatggatatatattatttggatCGATATCATATGTtccattttcattattattaatacataaacaatttaatatatcataattccatattttttctttttttctttttccttcaCACATTTGgttgttatataaattatccgATTGATTATATGTACAAAATGgattcatcatatttattatattatcatcatatccTTGAAATAATGGTAATTCTCCTCTATACGCAGTAtctaacattttttttttttctacacAATTTTCGATATTTTCAGGTATATATCTAGGAATAggtatttcattatatatttctcttCTAGGCCTAAAAGGTACTTTTATCTCTTTAgggatatatttatatcttttatattttctttttatatatttatttatatattctatttGTGGTACTTTTACTTCTTTATATACTGGTTTTATCCTTAACCTTTTATTAGGTACctcaacatttttatatacatacttATCTTGATATATTGGTGTCTCCACCTCTTTTATTAATGGATACGTACGATATTCCACCCTAGGGATTTCtacaattttgtttttatattctacCTTGGGCACATTTATCGTCGTTTCTTGTATTATGTTCTTTATTTCTCTGTTCGGTGCTGTCTTTAAAAAGGGAAAACCACAAAatggataatatatataaatgtgtagaaataaagaatttatatatatatatattaatacatttatatatatttataacttaTATTACTTCATATAAAGGATAGTCTAATTCTACAGTGGTACTAGGAGAATCCGCCACATTTTGAGGTATTAAAAATGGAGGGCGACCGAACATATAGTTCTTTTTATCTTCACAAATATTATCAcacattattaatttttatttttaaatcacAAAAGATATAAGATGTGGAatagacaaaaaaaaaataataataaataaataaataatgaaatatattaaattaaataaaaaatataaattaattgaaaaaaaaatgacaagaaaaaaatgacaagaaaaaaatgacaagaaaaaaatgacaaaATTATGCATATATTCTCTAGGGAGTAAACGTTTTGATATACacaaatatacaaatttaattatttatacgGTTACTtaattatacacatatttatatttaattatatatttaattaattatttatattacttaagataatataaagaacaaCATATTGATATTGCcatttaacaaaaaataaaataaaataaaataaaaggaatattttttcaaactTTAAAAATActcttcttttattatataaaataaataaaattaaatataataataagctCACGTGTcgtacattttttaaaacaaccAAAATTTAACTAAAATTTTTGTACTTCAAAAATAATAGaccttttaaatattatatatatatatatatatatatatatatattatatataattttattatttttaatttataatattatatggaaaataggataatccttttttttttttatgtgtgtagaacaaaaccaaaaaaaaaagaaaaaaaacaaataataaaataaataataaaataaataataaaataaatattaaaccCCGCATGTATTTTGTGTGTACTAATTATAATCAACTTATCAACATATTAGAACAAAAAATGTTTctccatttatataatttaatttaggtataatatatttttatataaaaaatatatatatatatatatatttttttttttatattaacaatTCAGGTGttcatattaatttttgtatGAACTGTTCAGAAAATAATTTAGGGAATTTGCtaataaatagaaaatatagacatttttttttttattttttaaaataaaaatataacataaaacaaaatggctattttttatagtacaacatatttattatatataattaaaatgttataaattatttggtatatatatatatatatatatatatatatatatatatatatatatatatatatatatatcatatatatttattaatttattcatttataaaatatttgtaataatttaatatatgagaAAAAGAAATCACAATTTGTATAGAAAGTTTTGgtttataataaacaaaaaaaaaaaaaaaaaaaagaaaaaaaaaaaaaagacatgTTAAAATGTTATGAAACTCTCAAATGAatgtattttaaatattatattttaattaatatattttaattaatatattttatttaatatttaaattaataatcaTCCAAAATTATAAACGgatcaataaaaaaaataaaacataataatgtACTCAAAGGTTTAACTTGAtgagaaacaaaaaaaaaaaaaaaaaaaaaaaatatcacacacacataaatataaacaaatatacatatatatatatatat contains:
- a CDS encoding inner membrane complex protein 1m, putative; the protein is MCDNICEDKKNYMFGRPPFLIPQNVADSPSTTVELDYPLYETAPNREIKNIIQETTINVPKVEYKNKIVEIPRVEYRTYPLIKEVETPIYQDKYVYKNVEVPNKRLRIKPVYKEVKVPQIEYINKYIKRKYKRYKYIPKEIKVPFRPRREIYNEIPIPRYIPENIENCVEKKKMLDTAYRGELPLFQGYDDNIINMMNPFCTYNQSDNLYNNQMCEGKRKKEKIWNYDILNCLCINNNENGTYDIDPNNIYPSYDNRLNEQVYDHNKIYSSSPYEQLTYTPPYHIILDSDQKKEENIFCHKVIEVTSSLLAFTGIAIIMMGKLSLHGISILMKNIKSRNNNTQVEKIINEIKDDEDTLCPPVKKNNNMI